The Methylopila sp. M107 genome contains the following window.
TCCGGGTGCAGCCCGTGCAGGTCGCGGAACACCGTCTGCTTCATGAGCTCGGTGTGGAGCGCCGAGACGCCGTTGACCTTGTGCGAGCCGGTGAAGGCCAGCACGCCCATGCGCACGCGGCGTCCCGCGCCTTCCTCAATCAGCGAGATGGTCGACAGCAGGTGGTCGTCGCCCGGCCGTTTTTCCCGCGCGGCCTCGAGTTCAAGGGCGTTGATCAGGTAGATGATCTGCATGTGGCGCGGCAGAAGCCGCTCCATGAGCGGCACCGGCCAGCTTTCGAGCGCCTCCGGCAGCAGCGTGTGGTTGGTGTAGGAGAAGGTCGCGTTGGTGATCTTCCAGGCGTCGGCCCATGACAGGCCGTGGATGTCGACCAGGATGCGCATCAGTTCCGGCACGGCGATCGCCGGATGGGTGTCGTTGAGCTGGATCGCGACGTGGTCGCTGAGGGTCCTGATGTCGCCGGTCTCTTCGAGATGCCGGCGGATGAGGTCCTGCAGCGAGGCCGAGGCGAAGAAATACTCCTGCCGCAGGCGCAGCTCCTGGCCGTTCGGCGTTTCGTCCGACGGATAGAGGATCTTGGAGATCGACTCGATCCGCACCCGGTCGGCGAGCGCGCCGACATAGTCGCCGCGGTTGAAGGCGTCGAGCGAGATCGGGTCGGGCGCGCGGGCGGACCAGAGGCGCAGCGTGTTGACGTGCCGGCCGCGCCAGCCGACCACCGGCGTGTCGAACGCGACCGCCTCGACGGTCTCGCCCGGGCGCCAGACATGACGGGGCTCCGGCCCTTCCATCACCTGCTCGACATAGCCGCCGAAGCCGATCGGATAGTCGATCTCGGGATGCGGGAATTCCCACGGGTTGCCGAAAGACAGCCAGTCCTCCGGATATTCCTGCTGCCAGCCGTCGCGCATGCCCTGGCGGAACAGGCCGTGGTCGTAGCGGATGCCGTAGCCGAAGGCCGGCACGCCGATGGACGCCATCGAATCCATGAAGCAGGCGGCGAGCCGGCCGAGGCCGCCATTGCCGAGCGCAGCGTCCGGCTCGGCCGTCTTGATCTTGTCGAGGTCGACCCCGAGCGTCGCGAGCGCTTCGCGGGTTTCTTCGGTCAGGCCGAGATTGTGGAGCGCGTCGAACAGCAGGCGGCCGATCAGGAATTCGAGCGACAGGTAGTAGACGCGCTTTGCGGGCTTCGGCTTCGACGGGTCGTGCTCCAGCGACCAGCGGTCGACGATGCGGTCGCGGACCGCCAGCGCCGTCGCCACGAACCAGTCGCGCTCGCTCGCGGTCTGGGGCGTGCGGCCGACCGAATAGGTCAGCTCGGCGAGGATCTCCTTGGAGAGCTTCTTGACGTCCGTCACCGCGTTCGGCGTGTCGACCGATCCGCGGACCGGGCGGACGGCGGTCTCCGGGGACGCGAGTGCGGCGTCGGTCATCAATTCATCTCCCTGCTTGCGCTGGCCGTCCGGTCTCCGCCGCTCGAATGAGGCGGCCGACGCCGGGCATGGCTTGCTGCAACGCAGTAGATGACGCGAAGGGCTGGAAGGGCAAGTCGCGAATGTGTGCCGGTTCGCGGGCCGGTGGCTTAAACTTGGTCAGTCCTCAGGCGCGGGCGAACACCACCACGTTGCTGTCGGGATCGTCCATCGCCTCGCTGACCGCCTGCTGCATCAGGCCTGCCTGGTCGAGCCGATCGCGCAGCGTGCGGACGGCGCCGAGCAATTCGAGGCCAAGCCCGAGCGGCGTCAGCAGCAATGTGGTGGCGTAGACGTCGAGCGCCTGCCCGACCAGCTCAGCGTCCTTCGACGACAGCGAGAACCTGAGATCGTCCATGCGGCGCATCCTTCACCGGGACCACACCGATCAGCCGAAAGACCGATCAGCCTCTTACGCCGGGACCAATGGATTCGACCTCGTCGTTCGATCAGCGATTGGAACATGTATTCCGGTAAATGACATACGCAGAAGCACGGATATGTCAGTTGCGCGACGCCAGCAGCGCGATGGGCCCCGAGAGAATTTCGTCTAGCAAGATCAATGGTTTGAGCGAGACCGAACGCCCCGAATAGCGTTCAATTGTTTGCGTTGCCGCAAGGTTTTGCGGCAGTGCGATGCTGTTCTGTTGCAACAGGTCTTTCGTCGGACGAAGCGTTCCGGGCTCGAGATGGCGGGTCGGCCGCAGCAGCGCGACGACGATCGCGGCCTCGTCCCCCAGCGTGCGCGCGAAGGCGACGACGTCGTCGGCGTCTGGTCCTTGCACCTCGAGCGGCCGATAGCCGCCCTCGGCGAACAGATTTGGAGCGTCCGCCCGCAGCGTGAGGGCCGCCGCCAACAACGCCTGCTTCACCGCGCCGTCGCGCCAGTGGGCGGCGGCGTCGAGCGCGCTTGTCGCCCGCGCCAGCGCGGCTTCCCGCGCCGGATAATCCACCGGCCGACGATTGTCCGGATCGACCAGCGACAGGTCCCAGAACTCGGTGCCCTGATAGGTGTCGGGCACGCCCGGAACGGTGAGCCTCAGCAGCGTCTGGATCAGCCCGTTCGCGGCGCCCGCCGCTCCGATGCGGGACGCGAAGGCGGCTATGTCGGTCCGGAGCGCCGCGTCTGGCCCCGTCATCAGGCCGGTGAGCAGATTTCGCGCGGCGGTCTCATAGGGCTCGTTCGGCGCGCTCCAGTCGGTCGCGAGCTTGGACTCGCGCAATGCCTTCTCCTGCCAGCCGGCGACGCGGTCCGCGAAAGCCTTGCAGCCGTCCGCGTCATCGGGGGCGAGACCGAGCGGCCATGCGCCGACAAGCGTCTGGTAGAGGATCGCCTCGTCGCCCGGAGAGGGGACCTCGCCGTCGCGCAGGGGTTCGGCCAGCGCGTTCCAACGCTTGAGCGCCGCCGCCCATTCGTCCGGGACTTCGCTCAACACCGCGAGCCGCGCGCGGACGTCCTCGCCGCGCTTGTGATCGTGGGTCGCGGTCGTGACCATCGCGTCCGGGAAGGCCGCGAGCTTCGCCGCCATCTTGGCGTGGAAGGTCGCGACGTCGTTCGAAAAGCTCGCGA
Protein-coding sequences here:
- a CDS encoding glycogen/starch/alpha-glucan phosphorylase, with the protein product MTDAALASPETAVRPVRGSVDTPNAVTDVKKLSKEILAELTYSVGRTPQTASERDWFVATALAVRDRIVDRWSLEHDPSKPKPAKRVYYLSLEFLIGRLLFDALHNLGLTEETREALATLGVDLDKIKTAEPDAALGNGGLGRLAACFMDSMASIGVPAFGYGIRYDHGLFRQGMRDGWQQEYPEDWLSFGNPWEFPHPEIDYPIGFGGYVEQVMEGPEPRHVWRPGETVEAVAFDTPVVGWRGRHVNTLRLWSARAPDPISLDAFNRGDYVGALADRVRIESISKILYPSDETPNGQELRLRQEYFFASASLQDLIRRHLEETGDIRTLSDHVAIQLNDTHPAIAVPELMRILVDIHGLSWADAWKITNATFSYTNHTLLPEALESWPVPLMERLLPRHMQIIYLINALELEAAREKRPGDDHLLSTISLIEEGAGRRVRMGVLAFTGSHKVNGVSALHTELMKQTVFRDLHGLHPDRIVNKTNGITFRRWLAQANPGLTNVLIDAIGPDFLDDPTKLEKLVPLAGDSALQEKIVAARRVNKLALAKVIQERNEVYVDPDALFDVQIKRIHEYKRQLLNLLETVAIYNAMRAQPMRAWMPRVKIFAGKAAASYHTAKLIIKLANDIARTVNSDPTLRGLLKVAFLPNYNVSLAEIIIPAADLSEQISTAGLEASGTGNMKLALNGALTIGTLDGANVEIKEHVGDDNIFIFGLTAQEVEARKRRGYDAHAAVEASSTLRQVLESIRSGVFSPDDPNRYRGFVDGLLNHDTFLVTADFDAYFAAQRQVYKKWRDRPDWMKSSIINTAKVGWFSSDRTIGEYAKEIWNVTPDHA